One segment of Pyricularia oryzae 70-15 chromosome 3, whole genome shotgun sequence DNA contains the following:
- a CDS encoding GPI ethanolamine phosphate transferase 3 produces the protein MPSSPKTPAATGGKTPQTHPTAASKTSPPATQDYKAIAAQFAAAKKLKEAEDAKAKARAEAPTPEQIEAKSRLNALQKEQAKLRDALEGRRRARFESRWTWTVWFWVWVLFIHAAGILVFTSGFLLSRLVLEEKSTCAEPPTAVLPNGNLLGIKDWKGRGTPDGGCWHPKTFSKAVVVLIDALRYDFVVPVDDQAEYHNAFPFMHRMAVEKPNNAFLRPFIADPPTATLQRLKGLTTGTLPTFIDLGSNFGGTAIEEDNLLMQLRDVGRKIVHLGDDTWTTLFPGYFEPNISRAYDSFNVWDLHTVDAGVLEHIFPLMKPERKGEWDLVIGHLLGVDHAGHRYGPSHTAMTAKLQQMDSFIQNLTATIDDDTLLVVMGDHGMDSKGDHGGESDDEVEAALWMYSSRPVFGRTNPEYSAPPATAKERPVNQIDLVPTLALLLGIPIPYNNLGQPIEEAFAGKKGDAFGSLAAASRVAAAGLRRYQSSYFAARGIAQASGPGTPAEVWSSAEAAIATAGAKKDKLQHAYSLFAQYQAETLAICKGLWARFDIPSMILGILNMALGLMALLLYIARDSDDTAGSPAVENDDLDTAERKLELEAIVNREKDQSVRHLLERKLVQSALVGSLPGAALGVAAQTLMNLGSWKTTIGITALTSIIAVLAALVGVGRKSFTALLPSSVWSWLSVVIVVSQSAGFASNSYTIWEDSITLFFLSTFGTLAAVSAFRLPGLAERTLGVYHGVLFVLLTRLASFSKLCREEQMPYCRSTYYASATSSTSAPWQLFIPLMVLAVLPTVIKAYMTPTKSYEGLAPTWIGLVLRITLFLSCFYWALDAVDNSGWPTISAKLPEGLLKSLSVYIAQLTLAIAVIAGSTAFVWAPPSVSILTAADPANPGRAQITVLGYGNAHGARYLILPLNILSALIIITKPVGQGALAIMMWQMLSLAEIIDLNNITPATSPIGPAILALLASFHFFKTGHQGALSSIQWDAAFVPLFSIRYPWSPLLVALNTFASHFLAAAGLPLLLLWKVNPKRKGLLGLVSARVLAVFVVYFAVQSLATMAWAAHLRRHLMLYRVFSPRFMMAAAVLLLVDLAVIFVSLFGFRSNTLAISEVFGWAE, from the coding sequence ATGCCTTCGTCACCCAAAACCCCCGCAGCAACCGGGGGCAAGACGCCACAGACGCACCCTACGGCGGCCAGCAAAACCAGCCCCCCGGCGACGCAAGATTACAAGGCCATCGCCGCACAGTTCGCCGCCGCAAAGAAACTAAAGGAAGCAGAGGatgccaaggccaaggcgcGGGCAGAGGCCCCCACACCTGAACAGATCGAGGCGAAGTCTAGGCTGAATGCCCTCCAGAAAGAACAGGCAAAGTTGCGAGACGCGCTCGAAGGGCGGCGCAGGGCCCGCTTCGAGTCCCGGTGGACTTGGACGGTCTGGTTCTGGGTTTGGGTACTGTTTATACACGCGGCGGGGATATTAGTCTTCACATCGGGGTTTTTGCTGTCGCGATTGGTGCTGGAGGAGAAGTCGACGTGTGCGGAGCCGCCGACTGCTGTGCTTCCCAACGGGAACCTGCTCGGGATCAAAGACTGGAAAGGCAGGGGGACACCGGACGGTGGTTGCTGGCACCCCAAGACGTTTTCAAAGGCCGTGGTTGTCTTGATCGATGCGCTGCGCTACGACTTTGTGGTCCCGGTGGACGACCAGGCCGAGTACCACAACGCGTTCCCTTTTATGCATCGGATGGCAGTCGAGAAGCCCAACAATGCCTTCTTGCGCCCCTTCATCGCGGATCCGCCTACGGCTACGCTCCAGAGGCTCAAGGGCCTCACCACAGGCACGCTGCCCACGTTCATCGACCTCGGCAGCAATTTCGGGGGTACTGCGATAGAAGAGGACAACCTGCTCATGCAGCTTCGTGATGTGGGTCGCAAGATTGTCCACCTTGGCGATGATACATGGACGACGCTCTTTCCGGGCTACTTCGAGCCCAACATCAGCCGGGCATACGATAGCTTTAACGTCTGGGACCTCCACACCGTGGACGCTGGAGTGCTGGAGCACATATTTCCCTTGATGAAACCGGAGCGTAAAGGCGAATGGGATTTGGTGATCGGGCATCTCCTTGGTGTGGATCATGCTGGACACCGGTATGGTCCATCACACACTGCAATGACGGCGAAGCTACAGCAGATGGACTCCTTCATTCAGAACCTCACGGCTACGATTGATGATGATACGCTGCTGGTTGTCATGGGAGACCACGGGATGGACAGTAAGGGTGACCACGGTGGCGAGAGCGACGATGAGGTCGAGGCCGCGCTTTGGATGTACTCTTCAAGGCCGGTATTTGGGCGCACAAATCCTGAGTATTCGGCGCCACCTGCCACGGCCAAGGAAAGACCAGTGAACCAAATCGACCTGGTGCCCACACTGGCTCTGCTCCTTGGCATCCCGATTCCCTACAATAATTTGGGCCAGCCCATTGAGGAAGCATTTGCCGGCAAGAAGGGCGATGCCTTTGGAAGCCTTGCGGCCGCATCCAGGGTAGCCGCAGCTGGCCTCAGGCGCTACCAGTCATCGTATTTCGCTGCCCGGGGTATTGCCCAAGCCTCTGGGCCTGGGACGCCTGCTGAGGTTTGGTcctcggccgaggcggccatAGCTACAGCCGGTGCCAAGAAAGACAAGCTGCAGCATGCTTACTCACTTTTCGCGCAATACCAGGCCGAGACCCTCGCAATCTGCAAAGGACTTTGGGCCCGCTTCGACATCCCTAGTATGATACTTGGGATCCTAAACATGGCCCTGGGCCTTATGGCGCTTCTTTTATACATTGCAAGGGATAGTGATGATACTGCCGGGTCCCCCGCTGTTGAAAACGATGACCTGGACACTGCAGAACGAAAGTTGGAGCTCGAGGCTATTGTCAATAGGGAGAAAGATCAGTCGGTCAGACATTTACTCGAGAGGAAGCTGGTACAGTCTGCGTTGGTTGGAAGTCTGCCAGGGGCAGCATTGGGTGTTGCCGCGCAAACTCTGATGAATTTGGGGTCCTGGAAAACCACTATTGGGATTACGGCATTGACGAGCATTATTGCCGTCCTGGCAGCCTTAGTTGGCGTTGGGCGCAAGTCATTCACGGCCCTTTTGCCATCGTCGGTCTGGTCATGGCTTTCGgttgtcatcgtcgtcagCCAATCGGCTGGATTCGCCTCAAACTCTTATACTATCTGGGAAGACTCCATCACCCTGTTTTTCCTCAGTACTTTCGGCACCCTTGCTGCGGTTTCGGCCTTCCGGCTGCCTGGACTGGCTGAGCGGACGCTCGGTGTATACCACGGCGTGCTATTCGTCCTCCTCACTAGGCTCGCATCCTTTTCCAAGCTTTGTCGCGAGGAGCAGATGCCGTACTGCAGGTCGACCTACTACGCTTCCGCTACCTCGTCAACCTCAGCCCCTTGGCAGCTCTTCATTCCATTGATGGTGCTTGCAGTCCTCCCTACCGTCATCAAGGCATACATGACGCCCACCAAATCATACGAAGGCCTAGCTCCAACGTGGATTGGCTTGGTTCTCCGGATCACACTCTTCTTGTCATGCTTTTACTGGGCGCTTGACGCAGTTGACAACTCTGGCTGGCCTACCATATCGGCCAAGCTTCCTGAAGGCCTCCTCAAATCGCTCTCTGTGTATATTGCGCAGTTGACGCTTGCAATTGCTGTCATTGCTGGCTCGACGGCCTTTGTCTGGGCCCCTCCATCTGTATCAATCCTGACTGCAGCTGACCCTGCCAACCCTGGACGTGCCCAAATCACTGTCCTCGGGTACGGCAACGCGCACGGCGCTCGATACCTAATCCTGCCGTTGAACATTCTCTCTGCCCTAATTATAATCACCAAGCCTGTCGGGCAAGGCGCACTGGCCATAATGATGTGGCAGATGTTGTCGCTTGCCGAGATCATAGACCTCAACAACATAACACCGGCGACAAGCCCCATCGGGCCCGCGATCCTGGCCCTACTAGCCAGCTTCCATTTCTTCAAGACTGGTCACCAAGGCGCTCTCAGCAGCATACAATGGGACGCGGCCTTTGTGCCGCTCTTCTCGATCCGCTACCCTTGGAGCCCCTTGCTCGTCGCTCTTAACACGTTTGCCTCGCACTTCCTGGCGGCCGCCGGCCTACCGCTCCTGCTGCTGTGGAAGGTCAACCCCAAGAGGAAGGGCCTGTTGGGCCTCGTGAGCGCTCGGGTGCTAGCCGTCTTTGTCGTCTACTTTGCCGTTCAGTCGCTGGCCACCATGGCGTGGGCCGCGCACCTCCGCCGCCACCTGATGCTCTACCGCGTCTTCAGCCCCAGGTTCATGATGGCTGCCGCGGTCTTGCTGCTGGTGGACCTCGCCGTCATCTTTGTCAGCTTGTTTGGCTTCAGGTCGAACACGCTCGCGATTTCGGAGGTGTTTGGTTGGGCTGAGTAG
- a CDS encoding chromosome segregation protein sudA, protein MYIKQIIIQGFKSYKEQTVIEPFSPGTNVIVGRNGSGKSNFFAAIRFVLSDAYTQMSREERQALLHEGSGSAVMTAYVEVIFDNSDDRFHTGNKEVSIKRTISLKKDEYSIDKKVVQSKNEVFSMLEMAGFSRVNPYYIVPQGRVTALTNMKEADRLKLLKEIAGTESYEARRTESRKIMHETINKREKIDELLKDVKERLQELEEEKEELRGFQAKDRERRCLEYAYYHHHQQVLTEALEEIEQARLSADGNSEYQTRFAEGEKSIAQLESTLEELQQSLEMLRIDRQQLENDRRATSKALAKVELKVKDLEQAQSTQTQSKKQHDAELKNVRAEIKTKEAELATVIPEYNKRKQKEDAIRQQYDSAEATRQRLLDKQSRGARFKNKAERDKFLRREIQELGTSLNALKANRMELQESTVSTAIAIQTLEAEIAQLQQDLQTRGTRKEALNKQLMDAMNKENAMQDEKLELRREADKLEARIATARRQREKADHRLGQAMDSATSRALDKIARLKRERNIPGAYGILADLMQVDDIYRVPVEQVAGNSLFHYVVDNKETGTMILDLLEKEKSGRVTLMPLAQLRPRKVNMPRAQNAFPLIDKLQYDEVYDKAFQQVFGKSVLCQSRDVATQYSRTHNVDCVTMDGDTTSKRGAVSGGYTDPTASRLLALREANKLREEYYELQEELQRLHKQIELKSQETTTAVGLVRKLEQEMHKLDMEFRVKDAEFASKRKELQGLRKQLDNINVDLEKVDKEMKDMNETLSSYEAEAASEFKKALSSQEEEQLEVLGAQLGELGTQLADCSRRRLELERRKLMLENELNNNLRRREDELMSMAFDTSSGASSFAGPVGSVDEAKKELAKLKKRAAHLDSELRKAETEADRVTAQIVELENRKAHREQEQQELAREIEKMQKKLEKGLSKKAIIANKLAEFTKNIRDLGVLPEEAFDKYESMEMKSIEKRLSKVNEALKKYKHVNKKAFEQYNSFTTQQEQLVKRRKELDSSQQSIEDLISHLDQKKDEAIERTFKQVSREFATIFERLVPAGHGRLVIQRRADRRQTAAEESEDDQRRGTIENYTGVGISVSFNSKEFDEQQKIQQLSGGQKSLCALCLIFAIQQTESSPMVVFDEVDANLDAQYRTAVASLLQSISSEAGTQFICTTFRPEIVLVADKCYGVTFTNKTSSIDCVPTEAALDFVEGQQKR, encoded by the exons atgtaCATCAAGCAGATCATCATCCAGGGCTTCAAGAG CTACAAGGAGCAGACCGTCATCGAGCCCTTCTCGCCCGGTACCAATGTCATCGTCGGTCGAAACGGATCGGGTAAGAGCAACTTCTTCGCCGCCATTCGGTTCGTCCTCAGCGATGCCTACACCCAGATGAGCCGCGAGGAACGCCAGGCCCTCCTCCACGAGGGTTCTGGCTCCGCGGTCATGACGGCATACGTCGAGGTCATATTCGACAACAGCGACGATCGGTTCCACACAGGCAACAAAGAGGTCAGCATCAAGCGGACAATCAGCCTCAAGAAAGACGAATACTCAATCGACAAAAAGGTCGTCCAGTCCAAGAACGAAGTCTTCAGCATGCTCGAGATGGCCGGTTTCTCCCGCGTGAACCCGTACTACATTGTGCCTCAGGGTCGTGTCACCGCGCTGACCAACATGAAGGAGGCCGACCGTCTCAAGCTGCTCAAGGAAATTGCCGGAACTGAGAGCTATGAGGCGCGCCGAACTGAGTCTCGCAAAATCATGCATGAGACCATCAACAAGCGGGAGAAGATTGATGAGCTGCTCAAGGATGTCAAGGAACGTTTGCAGGAGCTCGAGGAGGAAAAGGAGGAGCTGCGCGGCTTCCAGGCAAAGGATCGTGAGCGAAGGTGTCTCGAGTACGCTTACTACCACCATCATCAACAGGTGCTTACCGAAGCCCTGGAGGAGATCGAGCAAGCTCGTTTGAGTGCCGACGGCAACAGCGAATACCAGACAAGGTTTGCAGAGGGTGAGAAGAGCATAGCTCAACTCGAGTCCACACTAGAGGAGCTTCAGCAGTCGCTCGAGATGCTACGCATTGACAGACAACAACTCGAAAATGACCGTCGCGCAACATCCAAAGCTCTAGCCAAGGTGGAACTCAAGGTCAAGGATCTCGAGCAGGCTCAGAGCACTCAGACACAAAGCAAAAAACAGCACGATGCAGAGCTCAAGAATGTTCGGGCAGAAATAAAAACCAAAGAGGCCGAGCTTGCAACAGTTATTCCTGAATACAacaagagaaaacaaaaggaaGATGCCATAAGGCAACAATATGACTCAGCAGAGGCAACGCGCCAAAGACTCCTAGACAAACAGTCCCGTGGCGCCCGGTTTAAGAATAAGGCCGAACGCGACAAGTTCTTGCGCAGGGAGATTCAGGAGCTCGGCACAAGTCTCAACGCCCTAAAGGCAAACCGTATGGAGTTACAAGAGAGTACAGTATCAACAGCAATCGCAATCCAGACTTTGGAGGCGGAAATTGCGCAATTGCAACAAGATCTCCAGACTCGGGGTACACGCAAAGAAGCCTTGAACAAACAATTAATGGACGCCATGAACAAGGAAAATGCCATGCAAGACGAAAAGTTGGAACTGAGGCGAGAAGCAGACAAGTTGGAGGCGAGGATCGCCACCGCAAGGAGACAAAGGGAGAAGGCAGATCACAGGCTTGGCCAGGCCATGGATTCTGCAACATCCCGTGCATTGGACAAGATTGCTCGTTTGAAGCGGGAACGAAATATTCCCGGCGCCTACGGCATTCTCGCTGATCTCATGCAAGTCGATGACATATACCGCGTCCCAGTCGAGCAAGTGGCTGGCAATAGTTTGTTTCACTATGTTGTGGACAACAAGGAGACAGGTACTATGATTCTTGATCTTCTCGAGAAGGAGAAGTCGGGGCGTGTCACCCTCATGCCTCTGGCCCAACTTCGTCCGAGAAAAGTGAACATGCCCCGCGCGCAGAATGCGTTTCCCTTGATCGACAAGCTCCAGTACGATGAGGTGTACGACAAGGCTTTCCAGCAGGTCTTTGGCAAAAGCGTCCTGTGTCAATCTCGTGATGTTGCCACGCAGTATTCACGAACTCACAATGTCGATTGCGTTACGATGGATGGTGATACCACGTCCAAGAGGGGCGCGGTCAGTGGTGGATATACTGATCCGACTGCATCTCGATTGCTTGCTCTGCGGGAGGCAAACAAGCTCAGGGAAGAGTACTACGAACTTCAAGAGGAGCTCCAGAGACTCCACAAGCAAATAGAGCTGAAATCACAAGAAACAACCACTGCTGTGGGTCTTGTGCGCAAGCTCGAGCAGGAAATGCACAAACTCGACATGGAGTTCAGAGTCAAGGATGCTGAATTCGCGAGCAAGCGGAAAGAGCTTCAAGGACTTAGGAAGCAGCTGGACAACATCAATGTGGACCTCGAGAAGGTCGATAAGGAGATGAAGGATATGAATGAGACCCTCTCAAGCtacgaggccgaggcggcctCGGAATTTAAAAAGGCCTTGTCTTcgcaagaagaagagcagCTTGAGGTACTTGGTGCTCAACTGGGTGAGCTCGGTACGCAACTCGCCGACTGCAGCAGGCGGCGCCTCGAGTTGGAGAGGCGTAAGCTTATGTTGGAGAACGAGCTCAACAACAACCTTCGTCGCAGAGAGGACGAGCTCATGAGCATGGCGTTTGACACATCCAGCGGTGCTAGCAGCTTCGCGGGACCCGTCGGCAGCGTTGACGAAGCTAAGAAGGAGCTTGCCAAGCTCAAAAAGAGGGCCGCACATCTTGATTCTGAACTTCGCAAGGCGGAGACGGAAGCGGACAGGGTCACAGCACAGATTGTCGAGCTGGAGAACCGCAAGGCTCACAGAGAGCAAGAACAGCAAGAGCTAGCTCGCGAGATCGAGAAGATGCAGAAAAAGCTGGAAAAGGGTCTGTCAAAGAAGGCCATCATCGCCAACAAACTTGCCGAGTTCACGAAAAACATTCGCGATCTGGGCGTCTTGCCGGAGGAAGCTTTCGATAAGTACGAGAGCATGGAGATGAAGAGT ATCGAGAAGAGGCTCAGCAAGGTCAATGAGGCCCTGAAGAAGTACAAGCACGTCAACAAAAAGGCATTCGAGCAGTACAACAGTTTCACGACACAGCAGGAACAACTAGTCAAGCGCCGCAAAGAGCTTGATTCTTCCCAGCAGTCGATCGAAGATCTGATCAGTCATTTGGACCAGAAGAAGGATGAGGCCATCGAGCGTACGTTCAAACAGGTGTCGCGTGAGTTCGCCACCATTTTCGAGCGTCTAGTCCCGGCTGGTCATGGTCGCCTGGTCATCCAGCGCCGGGCGGACCGACGTCAGACTGCCGCCGAAGAGTCGGAAGACGATCAGAGGCGCGGCACCATCGAAAACTACACTGGTGTCGGAATCAGCGTGTCTTTCAACTCGAAAGAGTTTGACGAACAGCAAAAGATCCAACAGCTCAGTGGTGGGCAAAAGA GTTTGTGTGCTTTGTGCCTCATCTTTGCCATCCAGCAGACCGAGTCGAGCCCCATGGTGGTCTTCGACGAGGTTGACGCCAACCTGGACGCCCAGTACCGTACCGCAGTGGCCAGCCTGCTGCAGTCGATCTCGTCCGAGGCCGGCACGCAGTTCATCTGCACCACCTTCCGTCCCGAGATCGTCCTCGTTGCCGACAAATGCTATGGAGTCACTTTCACCAACAAGACCAGCTCCATCGATTGCGTGCCGACGGAGGCGGCGCTGGACTTTGTCGAGGGCCAGCAGAAGAGGTAG